The following is a genomic window from Flavobacterium sp..
ATGATCGTTTAGATGCACTTGAAAAATTAGCAAAGTTGCAAAACGAAAACTTTCCCGAAATCAAAATGGTTTACCATAATGCTAAAGTTTCGCATTTGTACATCAAAGGCAGATACGATAAAAACTACCGCATTACTGGAACCGAGTATGTAGCACCTTCAAAAGCCGTAAGCGAAGAAGCAGCTGCATAGTAAAATCTCAAAAGAAAAACTCTAACGTTCTTAAATAGACCAACGCCTTAGTCAAACAAACAATCAGGTTTGAGAGTGTAGCCTGATTATTTTTAAAATTCATTCATTATCAAACAAATTATCAAAATGGGAGAGTACAGATTTTCAATTTACACAAAATGGTCATTCGGTTTTAATATAAGCTACGAATATGGCCAAATATTAATCACAGTTCCTTTTGTAACAGCACACATTGCTTTATCAAAACACGCATCTGGATATTTAATTTTTAATAAATACTTCGAATAACATCATGGGAAAAGCACAAAAGCAACGCGCAAACAGAATAGCAAAGCAAATCAAACAAAAGCAAGAAGATGAAGACTTTCAAAGAATGATTGCATCAATGAAAGATGATATTACTTATCAAATTAAAAAAGGCAATGGCTACTTATACGGTGGAGCTAATTTTTACGGAGCAAGATGGAAAGAATTGTTTTTAAAACCTAAAACGGAATAAATTTTGGCAACAATAGGTAAATATGGTAAGGTGATTTTCTCTGATGAAGAAATACAATTTTTGAAAGCTAATTTTCAAAGCATGACAAACAAGCAAATTGCCGAAGCTTTAGGTTTGAAGATAACAATTGTTAGAATGAAAGCCTACGAATTAGGATTACAAAAAATGGAATTGGAATACTGGAGTGAAGCAGCAATACAATTTTTAAAAGAAAACTTCCACAAAATAGGAGATCGAGAACTTTCAAAAATATTCAATGAGCATTTTCCAAAAAATAAGAATTGGACATCAAGACACATTCAAAAGAAAATGGCTTATTTAGGATTGAAAAGAACAAAGCTAGACTGGTTTGTAATCAAAGAACGCAACCGAGACAATGGCTGTTTTGGTAAAAGAAATCCGAAGAACAATCCACCACCACCAAAATCCTATTTTTATTTAAACGCAAAAACCCGAATAGAAGTTAAACCAGGACAAAGTATAGAACAATTAAAACAAAAATATCATGCAAATACAAGTAACAATCGTTAGAATTTTAGAAACCAAAGAAATCGGAGAGAAACAATTCAAAGTAAGAGAAATCCACGCAGACACCGAAGAGCAATACACACAACGTTTAGCCATTCAGTTTACGCAAGATAAATGCGCGCTCCTGGATAACTTTAAACCAGGAGAAAAAGCAAAAATCGACATCAACCTAAAAGGCAAAGAAGCCACCAACCAAAAAGGAGAAACCGTTGTTTTCAATACCATTCAAGGTTGGAAGATTGAGAAGGTGTAATATTTTAAAATTAGAACATGCAAGAATTAGAACAAAGAGTTAAGGAGT
Proteins encoded in this region:
- a CDS encoding DUF3127 domain-containing protein; the encoded protein is MQIQVTIVRILETKEIGEKQFKVREIHADTEEQYTQRLAIQFTQDKCALLDNFKPGEKAKIDINLKGKEATNQKGETVVFNTIQGWKIEKV